TTATTCCTGTAAATGTACTTTACATCAGCCTTTATAGATTTACATTTCCTTATTATACTTTCCAATAAAATATATATTTGTCAACACGACAAACAGATATACTGCGATAATCGCTAGAATAATAGTCAGATCCACATTCATTAATGCTAATGTCAGGATGAATATACCCAATACCACGACCATAATGTCATACGCTTTCGCCTTAGCTTTATCACGTATCGTATTGAGACGCTCATCCTTTTCATTGATTTCATATTCTTTTGCTTTTTCAGGATTATTCTTTAATGATAATAAAGTAAATACGATGCTTAAGCCATGTCCGAAGATTCCGGAACCAATTCCAATACAGATATAGGGGTAAGTCTGAAGGATACCCTGCGCATCCCTGTTCGCTTTCCCCATGATAGCACCAAAGACAAGGATTGCAATTCCGATTAATGTGACAACAATATAACTACCGACCTTCTTATTCTTCATTTTCATTCTCCTCCTCATAGATAAAAATTTCTTCAATAGGCATACCAAAATACCGGGATATCTTAAATGCTAATAATATGGACGGATTATAACGTCCGTTTTCCAAGGAACCTATGGTTTGTCGGGACACCTCAAGAACAGCCGCCAGTTCTTCCTGCTTTATTCCTCTTTCTTTCCTAAATTCTTCTAATCGATTTTTCACCATGAACCTCCTTGATGTAAAGCTAACTTTCCATTTAATTGTAGCACCTTACATTATAAATGTCAAGTATACTTTCCATAACTAAAAATTAGAAACAGTTTTTATAAGTATGAATCGTATATATAATAAAATTGGGAAACGGGAATAAAACCAAAGTTGAGTACTCACACAGAACGCTAGTAAGTAAGGAACTGTTATATTTTTCTTGTACTATATTCTTTCGCTTGCTATAATAAATCTGATTAGGATAATGAAATCAGTATAGAATAATCAGCATAGATTATATTAGCAGTAGGAAAAAGGAGATTAATATGTTTCGAAAGTTTTATCCTAAGAGATTGGCGGACAGCTCCTATACCATCAATTATGAGAAATTATATCAGGAAGGGTATCGTGGTATCTTATTTGATATAGATAACACATTAGTGGAGCATGGAGCTGATGCCACGGAGCGGGCAGTGGAATTATTTGCAAGACTTAAAAAGATTGGATTTCAAACCTGTCTTATTTCAAATAATAGCGATGAGAGAGTGAAGCGTTTTAATAAAGACATCGGAACGAATTACATTCACAAGGCCAATAAACCATCAAGGAAGAATTACATTAAAGCCGTAGAGATCATGGGTACAAGTATTCATAATACGGTCTTTGTAGGGGATCAGTTATTTACGGATGTCTTTGGTGCAAATCGGATTGGTATGATGACTTATCTGGTTAAGCCGATTCATCCTAAGGAGGAAATCCAGATCGTTTTGAAACGAAAGCTGGAACGTATCGTACTTTATTTTTATCGAAGAGATGTTGCAAAAGGGAAAATAAAGCAGGAATAGAAGCTTTTAATAGAACAGTACACCATGCGATGGAAGGTTAACAGGATGGATTACAGGAGAGGAATAGCATGAAGGAAAATAGAAAACACAATGTAATACTGATCGGCTATATGGGCTCTGGTAAAACGAGTGTTGGCGAATGCTTGTCAAAGCGTCTGACTTATCACTTCCGTGATACGGATCAGCTTCTGGAGAGGAAAGCCGGTGATACCATAAATCATATTTTTGCGACCAGAGGAGAAGAGTATTTTCGTAATCTGGAGACTGAATTATTGATGGAACTCAACGATAATCTGGAACATACGGTGCTGTCTACCGGCGGAGGTCTGCCGCTTAGAGAGCAAAATGCCAGCCTTCTGAGAAAGATGGGGTATGTAGTATTCTTAAAAGCTTCAAAGCAAACCATTATAAAACGAATTAACAGAGATACGACCAGACCTTTACT
The nucleotide sequence above comes from Variimorphobacter saccharofermentans. Encoded proteins:
- a CDS encoding helix-turn-helix transcriptional regulator; translation: MKNRLEEFRKERGIKQEELAAVLEVSRQTIGSLENGRYNPSILLAFKISRYFGMPIEEIFIYEEENENEE
- a CDS encoding YqeG family HAD IIIA-type phosphatase, giving the protein MFRKFYPKRLADSSYTINYEKLYQEGYRGILFDIDNTLVEHGADATERAVELFARLKKIGFQTCLISNNSDERVKRFNKDIGTNYIHKANKPSRKNYIKAVEIMGTSIHNTVFVGDQLFTDVFGANRIGMMTYLVKPIHPKEEIQIVLKRKLERIVLYFYRRDVAKGKIKQE
- a CDS encoding shikimate kinase, translating into MKENRKHNVILIGYMGSGKTSVGECLSKRLTYHFRDTDQLLERKAGDTINHIFATRGEEYFRNLETELLMELNDNLEHTVLSTGGGLPLREQNASLLRKMGYVVFLKASKQTIIKRINRDTTRPLLRGGDINQKVESMLAVRTPIYERTAHKIIATDDKSVDEIALLIMEAYLKQISK